A stretch of the Tannerella serpentiformis genome encodes the following:
- a CDS encoding PepSY domain-containing protein: MSFPNSKTRPRRKEKARTWRRLHKWVGLVLTFFILAFALSGVFLNHRTAITRWDLPRRWLPEQYVYENWNNGAVVGTLRMGPDSVMLYGSNGIWVADTFCRGLRPCMDGMRLGTDNRNIRAVAATSDGQLFAISTYRLYRFDRTAYQWREVEGALTDDEALTDVLSVGDKLYVVTRSNVYAAAAPYTRFTAQPLPTPDDYDPRVSLFKTIWVTHSGDLFGLPGRLLIDIVGIIVVVLCLTGLVVTLFEIPIRLRKKRGDPALPLRRTWTFSFVWHNRLGSLFIVLLLLIVVTGMFLRPPLLIPIARTQVKPVPGSTLQSDNPWHDRLRRLRYDAEGRRWLLAASSGIYAFPAFGEQPKKLDNTPPVSVMGLNVWQQTGPNQWVVGSFSGIYGWDLSDGSVTDYDTGLPLDEMGGYGRRGGGGRPTFGNPVSGFSADFAQGPVVFDYGRGARLANYPDMPFESMPEVFARDGRISFWHFCLELHVGRLYRSFLFAFTDFYVFLGGLLMFLVVLSGYIVYRRKYRRKKSRRKKRE; the protein is encoded by the coding sequence ATGTCTTTTCCAAATAGTAAGACGCGGCCACGGCGCAAAGAGAAAGCGCGCACCTGGCGGCGTCTCCATAAGTGGGTGGGGCTTGTCCTCACCTTCTTTATTCTGGCCTTTGCGCTCTCGGGCGTCTTCCTCAACCATCGCACCGCCATCACGCGTTGGGACTTGCCGCGCCGATGGCTGCCCGAGCAGTACGTGTACGAGAATTGGAACAACGGCGCCGTGGTCGGCACCTTACGCATGGGGCCGGACAGCGTCATGCTTTACGGCAGCAATGGCATCTGGGTGGCCGACACCTTCTGCCGCGGCCTCCGGCCCTGCATGGACGGTATGCGTCTCGGCACCGACAACCGGAACATCCGCGCCGTCGCTGCCACCTCTGACGGTCAGCTCTTCGCCATCTCCACCTATAGGCTCTACCGCTTCGACCGCACCGCCTACCAATGGCGCGAGGTGGAGGGTGCGCTGACGGACGACGAGGCGCTGACGGACGTGCTGTCCGTGGGCGATAAGCTCTACGTCGTTACCCGCTCGAACGTGTACGCCGCCGCAGCGCCCTACACCCGCTTCACCGCTCAACCGTTACCCACGCCCGACGACTACGATCCGCGTGTCTCGCTCTTCAAGACGATCTGGGTGACGCACAGCGGTGACTTGTTCGGTTTGCCCGGCCGACTGTTGATCGATATTGTCGGGATCATCGTCGTTGTGCTCTGCCTCACGGGCCTCGTCGTGACCCTCTTCGAAATCCCGATCCGCCTGCGTAAGAAGCGCGGCGACCCAGCGCTGCCCTTGCGTCGCACGTGGACGTTCTCCTTCGTGTGGCACAACCGGCTGGGGAGCCTTTTTATCGTCCTGTTACTGCTGATCGTCGTCACGGGCATGTTCCTCCGTCCGCCGCTGCTCATCCCCATTGCGCGCACGCAAGTGAAGCCCGTGCCGGGCAGTACGCTCCAGAGCGACAACCCGTGGCACGACCGCCTGCGCCGCTTGCGCTACGATGCGGAGGGGCGTCGGTGGCTGCTGGCGGCCTCGTCTGGCATCTACGCCTTCCCTGCGTTTGGCGAGCAGCCCAAGAAACTGGACAACACGCCCCCGGTGAGCGTCATGGGCCTCAATGTCTGGCAGCAGACGGGTCCCAACCAGTGGGTCGTGGGCTCGTTCAGCGGGATCTATGGCTGGGACCTATCCGACGGCAGTGTGACCGATTATGATACGGGCCTTCCGCTCGACGAGATGGGGGGCTACGGTCGGCGCGGTGGCGGCGGACGGCCCACGTTCGGGAACCCCGTGAGCGGCTTCTCGGCCGACTTTGCGCAGGGGCCGGTCGTCTTCGATTACGGTCGCGGCGCACGGCTTGCCAACTACCCCGATATGCCGTTCGAGTCCATGCCCGAGGTCTTCGCGCGAGACGGTCGCATATCGTTCTGGCACTTCTGCCTTGAGTTGCACGTCGGCCGACTCTACCGCTCGTTCCTTTTCGCCTTCACGGACTTCTACGTCTTCCTCGGCGGATTGCTGATGTTCCTTGTGGTGCTGTCCGGTTATATCGTCTACCGCCGGAAGTACCGCCGCAAGAAGTCGCGTCGGAAGAAGCGCGAATAG
- a CDS encoding class I SAM-dependent methyltransferase, whose amino-acid sequence MNEKKNPTSTQQGHWVLAAMGKRVLRPGGKELTEKLIDSLSIASSDDIVEFAPGLGFTAELALKRKPHSYIGVEMDESAAAELRRTIDGPDRRIIIGDAAHSGLPDASADKVYGEAMLTMQNERQKSAIVSEAYRLLKPGGLYGIHEMGLTPDDVSDETKRSILRDLSSVINVNARPLTAAEWSDLLVAEGFEIVRVETNPMHLLEAQRVIDDEGLLRAVKIWFNILTHAEARERILAMRDTFRRHMENINAVAIVAVKK is encoded by the coding sequence ATGAACGAAAAGAAGAACCCCACAAGCACCCAGCAAGGTCACTGGGTACTGGCCGCCATGGGTAAGCGTGTCCTGCGCCCCGGCGGGAAAGAGTTGACCGAAAAGCTGATCGATAGCCTCAGCATCGCATCAAGTGACGACATCGTAGAGTTTGCCCCTGGGCTGGGCTTCACCGCTGAGCTGGCCCTGAAACGCAAGCCACACTCTTACATCGGCGTCGAGATGGACGAGTCCGCAGCCGCAGAGTTGCGTCGGACGATCGACGGCCCCGACCGCCGCATCATCATCGGCGATGCAGCCCATTCAGGCCTGCCCGACGCCTCGGCCGATAAGGTCTACGGCGAGGCCATGCTTACGATGCAAAACGAGCGTCAGAAGTCGGCCATCGTCAGCGAGGCTTACCGGCTGCTCAAGCCGGGCGGACTCTACGGCATCCATGAGATGGGCCTCACGCCTGACGACGTCAGCGACGAGACGAAGCGCAGCATCTTGCGCGATCTCTCGTCCGTGATCAACGTCAATGCACGTCCGCTGACCGCAGCGGAGTGGAGCGATTTACTCGTGGCTGAAGGCTTTGAGATCGTACGTGTGGAGACGAACCCCATGCACCTGCTAGAGGCGCAACGCGTCATCGACGACGAAGGACTGCTGCGAGCCGTCAAGATCTGGTTCAACATCCTCACCCATGCTGAGGCGCGCGAACGCATCCTGGCCATGCGTGACACTTTCCGTCGCCACATGGAGAACATTAATGCCGTGGCCATCGTGGCCGTGAAGAAGTAA
- a CDS encoding HmuY family protein: MNSIKRISCGAILVVCAISATLASCGSDNPEPKTEGLDVKRHTQSRATSPAGDPKDWVYFSFATGTEVSGVTEENRATRTDWDIAFNRFYMRTNSGLSGKGKGGAVETDKANFSDVAEAPADGYVTDVEITMNGFANGKVTTSKTSGNVALNKAVRFSGPPPTYTLNDHVFVVRTADGKYVKVIFESFHNAEKKSGYITFRYAYQPDGSRNLKSKSMSKSESK, translated from the coding sequence ATGAACAGTATCAAAAGAATTTCCTGCGGAGCCATCTTGGTCGTCTGTGCCATCTCCGCTACGCTGGCCAGCTGCGGCAGCGACAACCCCGAACCGAAAACCGAAGGCCTCGACGTGAAGCGTCACACACAGAGCCGCGCCACGTCTCCGGCTGGTGACCCCAAAGACTGGGTCTACTTCTCCTTTGCCACTGGCACCGAAGTGTCAGGCGTGACGGAAGAGAATCGTGCGACGCGTACCGACTGGGACATCGCCTTCAACCGCTTCTATATGCGCACCAACAGTGGCCTTTCGGGCAAAGGCAAGGGTGGCGCCGTAGAGACGGACAAGGCGAACTTCTCCGACGTGGCTGAAGCACCCGCTGATGGCTACGTGACGGATGTGGAGATCACCATGAACGGCTTTGCCAATGGTAAGGTGACGACGAGCAAGACGTCTGGCAACGTGGCGCTCAATAAGGCCGTCCGCTTCTCCGGCCCGCCCCCGACGTACACCCTCAACGATCACGTCTTCGTCGTTCGTACGGCCGACGGGAAGTATGTCAAGGTGATTTTCGAGAGCTTCCACAACGCCGAGAAGAAGAGTGGTTACATCACCTTCCGCTACGCCTATCAGCCGGATGGCAGCCGTAACCTGAAGTCAAAGTCGATGTCGAAATCGGAATCGAAGTAG
- a CDS encoding exo-beta-N-acetylmuramidase NamZ family protein — MIKPLLPLFISLSCLFGHFAASAQTDPDDSLAIYNRYSPPTLGNERLDTLLPLLQGRRVALAVNQTSVVGPGQTHLLDTLLALGIDVRKVFTPEHGFRGAEDAGARVTDSRHPERNIPIVSLFGRTLRPTTAQMSDIDVVVFDIQDVGARFYTYISTMHYLMEACATSRRTFIVLDRPNPNDFVDGPVRRPRYRSFVGMHPIPILHGLTIGELALMINGEGWLQGGARCQLTVIPMTGWQHGDSFRLMVKPSPNLPNQQSVRLYPSLCFFEGTCMSVGRGTRFPFQVVGYPAQRAGRFTFTPEPIRGMDSAPLYRGRTCYGDDLRELPFEGGLTLRFLLDFYARMGRDAKTFFNRSAMFDLIAGTDELRRQITSGLSEDRIRSSWQADLDRYRLMRRKYLLYPDTRPETHLSEGRNAE, encoded by the coding sequence ATGATCAAACCCCTCCTCCCGCTGTTCATCAGCCTCTCGTGCCTCTTCGGACACTTCGCAGCCTCGGCCCAGACCGACCCGGACGACTCGCTGGCCATATATAATAGGTATAGTCCGCCCACGCTGGGCAACGAGCGACTCGACACCCTCCTCCCCCTCTTGCAAGGCCGACGCGTGGCACTGGCCGTCAATCAGACCTCCGTCGTGGGCCCAGGGCAGACACACCTCCTCGACACGCTCCTCGCGCTGGGGATCGATGTGCGCAAGGTCTTCACGCCAGAGCATGGCTTTCGTGGCGCCGAGGATGCTGGCGCACGGGTGACCGACAGTCGCCACCCCGAGCGCAACATCCCCATCGTGTCGCTCTTCGGCCGCACGCTCCGCCCGACCACTGCCCAGATGAGCGACATCGACGTGGTGGTCTTCGACATCCAAGACGTCGGCGCACGCTTCTACACCTACATCAGCACGATGCACTATCTGATGGAGGCTTGCGCCACGAGCCGCCGCACGTTTATCGTCCTCGATCGGCCCAACCCGAACGACTTCGTCGACGGCCCCGTCCGACGGCCGCGTTACCGATCGTTTGTCGGCATGCACCCCATCCCCATTCTCCACGGCCTGACGATCGGCGAGTTGGCCCTGATGATCAATGGCGAGGGGTGGCTGCAGGGCGGCGCACGCTGTCAGCTGACAGTCATCCCCATGACGGGTTGGCAGCACGGAGACTCGTTCCGTCTGATGGTCAAGCCGTCGCCCAACCTGCCCAACCAGCAGTCGGTGCGCCTCTATCCGTCGCTCTGTTTCTTCGAGGGCACGTGTATGAGTGTCGGCCGGGGCACACGGTTCCCCTTCCAAGTCGTGGGTTACCCCGCACAGCGGGCCGGGCGCTTCACCTTCACGCCGGAGCCTATCCGCGGCATGGACTCCGCGCCACTCTATCGCGGGCGCACCTGCTATGGCGACGACCTGCGGGAGCTCCCCTTCGAGGGCGGCCTCACGCTGCGGTTCCTCTTGGACTTCTACGCCCGCATGGGGCGTGATGCGAAGACCTTTTTCAACCGCTCCGCCATGTTCGACCTCATCGCAGGCACCGACGAGCTACGCCGCCAAATCACCTCCGGCCTCTCCGAAGACCGCATCCGCTCCTCCTGGCAGGCCGACCTGGATCGTTATCGCCTCATGCGACGCAAATACCTGCTCTACCCCGACACGCGGCCTGAGACGCACCTGTCCGAAGGGCGCAACGCGGAATAG
- the ribD gene encoding bifunctional diaminohydroxyphosphoribosylaminopyrimidine deaminase/5-amino-6-(5-phosphoribosylamino)uracil reductase RibD — protein MYSKSTNEDERFMRRCLALARCGAGWTAPNPMVGAVVVHEGRIIGEGYHRAFGGPHAEVHAIAAVRDRDLLRRSTLYVTLEPCSHHGKTPPCADLIRRSGIPRVVVACVDPFPKVAGRGIGLLREAGVEVVVGVLEAEARHMNRFFLTAQTEQRPYVILKWAESADGFIDARRLHADRPPVRLSDERSTRAVHSLRAEVASILVGARTARLDDPSLTVRHWSGPSPVRLLLDRHGQVPPTAHLFDGRVPTLLFTSPSNPTTPPNVTRIDVDPAQPVLQQLLQALHERQIQSLLVEGGAELHSHFIREGLWDEAHVETAPILLRDGVRAADLHSEGDAVRWSDRTDNKKHLLTVFFHRRQVL, from the coding sequence ATGTATAGCAAAAGTACAAACGAAGACGAACGTTTTATGCGTCGATGCCTGGCGTTGGCGCGATGTGGCGCGGGATGGACTGCGCCGAACCCGATGGTGGGTGCCGTGGTCGTGCACGAGGGGCGGATCATTGGCGAAGGCTATCACCGGGCCTTTGGCGGACCTCATGCGGAGGTGCACGCTATCGCAGCCGTCCGCGATCGGGACTTGCTGCGCCGATCAACGCTCTACGTGACCCTCGAGCCTTGCTCGCACCACGGCAAGACGCCTCCCTGCGCCGACTTGATCCGTCGCTCGGGCATTCCACGTGTCGTCGTGGCCTGCGTAGACCCCTTCCCGAAGGTGGCAGGTCGTGGGATCGGCTTGTTGCGCGAGGCCGGCGTAGAGGTGGTGGTCGGCGTACTCGAGGCCGAGGCACGCCACATGAATCGGTTCTTCCTCACGGCCCAGACGGAGCAGCGCCCGTACGTGATCCTCAAGTGGGCCGAGAGCGCCGACGGCTTCATCGACGCGCGGAGGCTCCACGCCGACCGCCCTCCGGTACGCCTCTCCGACGAGCGTAGCACGCGGGCCGTCCACAGCCTACGCGCCGAGGTGGCGAGTATCCTCGTGGGCGCCCGCACGGCACGGCTCGACGATCCGAGTCTCACGGTGCGCCACTGGTCGGGACCGTCGCCCGTGCGCCTCCTGCTCGATCGACACGGACAGGTGCCCCCCACGGCGCACCTCTTCGATGGCCGCGTGCCCACGCTCCTCTTCACCTCGCCGAGTAACCCGACGACGCCGCCCAATGTCACGCGCATAGACGTAGACCCGGCGCAGCCCGTCCTGCAGCAACTCCTCCAGGCGCTCCATGAGCGACAGATCCAGTCGCTCTTAGTCGAGGGCGGCGCGGAGTTGCACAGCCACTTCATCCGGGAAGGTCTCTGGGACGAGGCTCATGTGGAGACGGCGCCGATCCTGCTCCGCGACGGCGTGCGTGCGGCGGATTTGCACAGCGAAGGGGATGCCGTCCGCTGGAGTGACCGCACAGACAACAAAAAGCACCTGCTGACGGTGTTTTTTCACCGTAGGCAGGTGCTTTAA
- the prmC gene encoding peptide chain release factor N(5)-glutamine methyltransferase has translation MIETTAYLREQLAAIYDPEETRAISRWVIEHVTGYTPAQQILAKDTPIDPQQREVIRTIVRRLKQHEPIQYIVGECTFHGLTFSVNPSVLIPRPETGELVERIVQRHGVEPSLRVLDIGTGSGCIAITLSRRLLRPQVMALDLSAEAIRTAQANAERNGAEVRFVCADLFDPHLTLPGPFDLIVSNPPYVCDSEKSDMAAHVLDYEPHAALFVPDDDPLLFYRAIARRAHEWLTPGGWLYFEINAALSAETAALLVAEGYSDIQISRDMEGKDRFAEGRVDARGR, from the coding sequence ATGATCGAAACAACAGCCTACCTCCGCGAGCAATTAGCCGCCATTTACGATCCCGAAGAGACACGCGCGATCAGCCGATGGGTCATCGAGCACGTCACGGGCTACACTCCGGCCCAACAAATACTGGCCAAAGATACTCCGATCGACCCACAGCAGCGAGAAGTCATCCGAACGATCGTGCGACGGTTAAAGCAGCACGAGCCGATCCAATACATCGTCGGCGAATGCACATTCCATGGCCTGACCTTCTCCGTCAACCCCTCCGTGCTCATCCCCCGCCCCGAGACGGGCGAGTTGGTGGAGCGCATCGTGCAACGCCACGGCGTGGAGCCCTCCCTGCGGGTGCTCGACATCGGCACCGGCAGCGGGTGCATCGCCATCACGCTCTCGCGACGGCTACTCCGCCCGCAGGTGATGGCCCTCGACCTCTCTGCCGAGGCCATCCGCACGGCGCAGGCTAACGCCGAGCGCAACGGCGCGGAGGTGCGCTTCGTCTGCGCAGACCTTTTCGACCCACATTTGACGCTTCCCGGGCCCTTCGACCTCATCGTATCGAATCCGCCGTATGTATGCGACAGCGAGAAGTCAGACATGGCCGCCCATGTACTCGACTATGAGCCGCACGCGGCCCTCTTCGTCCCCGACGACGACCCCCTGCTGTTCTACAGAGCGATCGCCCGACGCGCCCACGAGTGGCTCACACCCGGCGGATGGCTCTACTTCGAGATCAACGCGGCACTATCGGCTGAGACGGCCGCGTTGCTCGTCGCCGAAGGCTACTCCGACATTCAGATCAGTCGTGACATGGAGGGAAAAGACAGGTTTGCGGAGGGGAGAGTCGATGCCAGGGGTCGGTGA
- a CDS encoding putative LPS assembly protein LptD: MSSPRGTAPIDSAERISQRLATAIDTARKDTARRRKSMLEAPVTYQASDSIIMTGNNMAYLFGEGNVKYRDIELQSERIEMSMDSSIVYATYALDTVGKEFGYPLFIEGEQQIEARTMRYNFRTRKAFAADVLTKQGEGYLMAEATKKMSDNVMNVADGRYTTCDEYDHPHFYIRMTRAKVRPGKDIVTGPAYLVIEDVPLYPIGLPFAFFPFTDKYSSGIIAPTYGDEMARGFNLRNGGYYLAVSDYFDLALTGEIYTKGSWGVAARSAYKKRYRYSGNFDASYLVTKLGDRGLPDYSVSKDFKIAWTHAQDPKANPYRTFSAGVNFTTSSYNYNQLNTLYTPDGTNNNKGSSISISQRFPNNPLTVSATMNINQRSQDSSVSLTLPDMTVSMSSIYPLKRKHAVGRERWYEKISISYSGYFRNSITAKENTFLKKNFLHDWQHGIQHNIPVSATYQFGFLNITPSASYTERWYTNKVHQRFDTARGGLQPVDTTYGFYRVYDYRAAISASTTIYGFFKPWKIFGDKVQMIRHSMALSASYNMAPDFGAANYGYYEPYTYTDRSGRTVSGYYSPYEGQMFGVPGRGRQGGISLAVDNNVEMKVRSNADSSGIKKVSLIDRLTLRINYNTAADSFRWSDLSVDLRLKLGSFPLQLSGVFDTYTYGYDAATGVPYRIDKPRWQMGKGLGRLRSTGTAFSYTFTNDTFKKLFSRKGDKDDEKSKQKERGSDENADETNSTDEKPARGTRLRQAKKDDTGEYDADGYYNATVPWSFSLSYNMSLGYGSFNPQKLEYNYQIRHNLSFSGNIKPTKNWNISFNGSYDFEAKKIAHMTCTITRNLHCFTMSASIIPVGPWKSYAFSVAVNSSLLRDLKYNQSASPRDVAKWY; the protein is encoded by the coding sequence ATGAGCTCCCCGCGAGGCACTGCGCCCATCGATAGTGCGGAAAGGATTTCCCAGCGTCTTGCTACGGCCATCGACACGGCACGGAAGGACACGGCGCGACGCCGGAAGAGCATGCTCGAGGCGCCAGTCACCTATCAGGCCTCCGATTCGATCATTATGACGGGGAACAACATGGCCTACCTCTTCGGCGAGGGCAACGTCAAGTATCGTGACATCGAATTGCAGTCCGAGCGCATAGAAATGAGCATGGACAGCAGCATCGTGTACGCCACTTATGCACTCGACACCGTGGGGAAGGAGTTCGGCTACCCCCTTTTCATAGAGGGCGAACAGCAGATCGAGGCTCGGACCATGCGATACAACTTCCGAACGCGAAAGGCCTTCGCGGCCGACGTCCTCACGAAGCAGGGCGAAGGATACCTCATGGCGGAAGCCACAAAAAAGATGTCCGACAATGTGATGAATGTCGCGGACGGCAGATATACCACCTGCGACGAGTACGACCATCCTCACTTTTACATCCGCATGACTCGCGCCAAGGTGCGACCCGGAAAAGACATTGTCACCGGGCCTGCCTACCTGGTGATAGAAGACGTGCCGCTCTATCCCATCGGGCTTCCGTTTGCGTTTTTCCCCTTCACCGACAAATATTCCTCAGGCATCATTGCGCCAACTTACGGAGACGAGATGGCGCGGGGCTTCAACCTCCGGAATGGTGGCTATTACCTCGCGGTGAGCGACTATTTCGATCTGGCGCTTACCGGAGAGATCTACACCAAGGGCTCCTGGGGCGTGGCAGCACGTTCAGCCTACAAAAAACGCTACCGCTACTCCGGGAATTTCGACGCATCCTATCTGGTAACCAAGCTCGGCGACCGCGGACTCCCTGATTACAGCGTCTCGAAGGACTTCAAGATCGCCTGGACCCATGCCCAGGATCCGAAAGCGAATCCCTATCGCACCTTCTCGGCTGGCGTGAACTTTACGACAAGTAGCTACAACTACAATCAGCTCAACACGCTCTATACACCAGATGGAACGAACAACAATAAGGGTTCGAGCATCAGTATCTCACAACGCTTCCCCAACAATCCCCTTACCGTGTCGGCTACGATGAATATCAACCAGCGATCACAGGATTCCTCGGTCAGTTTGACTCTCCCCGACATGACGGTCTCCATGAGTAGCATCTATCCGCTCAAGCGCAAACATGCGGTGGGCCGCGAGCGATGGTATGAGAAGATCTCCATCTCGTATTCTGGCTACTTCCGCAACTCGATCACAGCGAAAGAAAATACGTTCCTCAAAAAGAACTTCCTACACGACTGGCAGCATGGGATACAACATAACATCCCCGTGAGCGCCACTTATCAGTTCGGATTTCTCAACATCACGCCCTCGGCAAGCTACACCGAGCGCTGGTATACAAACAAAGTCCATCAGCGCTTCGACACCGCGCGCGGCGGACTCCAGCCCGTCGACACGACTTACGGCTTCTATCGCGTCTATGATTATCGCGCTGCCATCTCAGCCTCAACTACGATCTACGGATTCTTCAAACCGTGGAAAATCTTCGGCGATAAGGTGCAGATGATCCGTCACAGCATGGCGCTCTCGGCCTCTTACAACATGGCGCCCGACTTCGGCGCCGCGAACTACGGTTACTACGAGCCATATACTTACACCGACCGCTCGGGGCGCACCGTTTCGGGCTATTATTCCCCTTACGAAGGTCAAATGTTCGGCGTTCCGGGGCGCGGAAGGCAGGGCGGGATCTCGTTAGCGGTAGACAACAATGTGGAAATGAAGGTGCGATCCAACGCCGACTCATCCGGCATCAAAAAAGTCAGCCTCATCGATCGCCTCACCTTACGGATCAACTACAATACGGCCGCCGACTCCTTCCGATGGAGCGATCTGTCGGTAGATCTTCGTCTCAAGCTCGGAAGTTTCCCCTTGCAGCTCTCGGGAGTCTTCGACACCTACACCTATGGCTACGACGCCGCCACGGGAGTGCCTTACCGCATCGACAAACCCCGCTGGCAGATGGGGAAAGGTCTCGGGCGACTCCGCTCGACCGGTACCGCCTTCTCTTATACGTTCACCAACGACACGTTTAAGAAGCTCTTCTCGCGGAAAGGCGATAAAGACGACGAAAAGAGCAAGCAGAAGGAGCGTGGAAGCGACGAAAATGCCGACGAGACCAACTCTACCGACGAGAAACCGGCTCGCGGCACCCGTCTGCGCCAGGCGAAGAAGGACGATACGGGTGAATACGACGCCGACGGCTACTACAACGCCACGGTGCCTTGGAGCTTCTCCCTCAGTTACAACATGAGCCTCGGTTACGGCTCCTTCAACCCACAAAAGTTGGAGTACAACTATCAGATCCGTCACAATCTGAGCTTCAGTGGCAACATCAAACCGACGAAGAACTGGAACATTAGCTTCAACGGATCGTATGACTTTGAGGCCAAGAAGATCGCGCACATGACGTGCACCATCACCCGCAATTTGCACTGCTTCACGATGTCCGCCAGCATCATCCCCGTCGGGCCGTGGAAGTCGTACGCCTTCTCTGTGGCCGTCAATTCGTCGCTGCTCCGCGATCTGAAGTACAATCAGAGCGCCAGCCCACGCGACGTGGCGAAATGGTACTAA
- a CDS encoding HDIG domain-containing metalloprotein has translation MNPLAILSAYYQPGSRAYQILVSHSRSVRDKALALAEAHPELELDRTFVSEAAMLHDIGIYLCDAPEIDCHGTSPYICHGWLGAELMRSLGYPRHALVCERHTGAGLSRAMIEARNLPIPPHDMLPVSLEEQLICFADKFYSKTKLEREKPIEKIRQGLAAYGQEDVKRFDAWCELFL, from the coding sequence ATGAACCCATTAGCCATCCTCTCAGCCTATTATCAACCCGGCTCACGGGCTTATCAGATCTTAGTAAGCCACAGTCGCAGCGTGCGCGACAAGGCGCTGGCGCTGGCAGAGGCTCACCCGGAGCTGGAGCTCGATCGCACGTTTGTCAGTGAGGCAGCCATGCTGCACGACATAGGTATCTACCTCTGCGATGCGCCTGAGATAGATTGTCATGGCACTTCGCCCTACATCTGCCACGGTTGGCTGGGTGCTGAACTGATGCGCTCCTTGGGCTATCCCCGTCACGCGCTCGTCTGTGAGCGTCACACCGGCGCAGGACTCTCTCGCGCGATGATTGAGGCACGTAACCTGCCCATCCCTCCCCACGACATGCTGCCCGTAAGCCTTGAGGAGCAGTTGATCTGCTTTGCCGATAAGTTTTACAGTAAAACGAAGCTCGAGCGAGAGAAGCCGATCGAGAAGATCAGGCAAGGGCTCGCCGCGTATGGCCAGGAAGACGTGAAACGATTTGATGCGTGGTGCGAACTCTTCCTCTAA
- a CDS encoding regulatory protein RecX encodes MNTIEETEMLHKMAAYCARTERCPSDVRKKLAAMGATSDVEERIVARLTAERFLDEARYCRSFVEDKWRFNRWGRFKIRFELRRRDLPESLIEEALGELIDEEDYRTVLDELLRRKLRAIRATSSTDRAVKLLRYADSKGFERSAVFDCIRAMKDDNVEVPEDID; translated from the coding sequence ATGAATACAATCGAAGAGACCGAAATGCTGCACAAGATGGCGGCTTACTGCGCCAGGACGGAGCGTTGCCCGTCGGACGTGCGCAAAAAACTGGCAGCGATGGGTGCCACGAGCGACGTGGAGGAGCGCATCGTTGCGCGACTCACCGCAGAACGGTTCCTCGACGAAGCGCGCTACTGTCGGAGTTTCGTGGAGGACAAATGGCGGTTCAACCGCTGGGGGCGGTTCAAGATCCGCTTCGAGTTGCGCCGACGCGACCTTCCGGAGAGTCTGATCGAGGAGGCCCTTGGCGAACTGATCGACGAGGAGGACTATCGCACCGTCCTCGACGAGCTGCTCCGCCGAAAATTAAGAGCCATCCGCGCCACGTCGAGCACCGATCGGGCCGTGAAGCTCCTTCGCTACGCCGATAGTAAGGGCTTCGAGCGCAGCGCAGTATTTGACTGTATCCGCGCCATGAAGGACGACAACGTAGAAGTCCCAGAAGACATCGACTGA